A genomic region of Actinopolymorpha sp. NPDC004070 contains the following coding sequences:
- the wecB gene encoding UDP-N-acetylglucosamine 2-epimerase (non-hydrolyzing), whose amino-acid sequence MPATPTSTKGSSATVARVMLVYGTRPEAIKMAPVVRALGESATIEPVVAVTGQHREMLDQVHELFGIDPDHDLAILSAGQTLGQVTTRALTGLEPLVAEIAPDAVVVQGDTTTTFAGALAAFYAQVPVVHLEAGLRTDNRYSPFPEEINRRLTTELATLHLAPTPANRAHLEAGGVAPEAITVTGNTVIDALFEVAGRRPAYTDPDLARTVDAAAATGRRLVVVTAHRRESWGEPMRGSFRAVAEVARAHPDTDFVFPVHRNPVVREVAAAELGAEPNVLRTEPLSYAEFAHLLGSAHLVVTDSGGVQEEAPSLGKPVLVLRDTTERPEAVTAGTVRLVGTDREAVRDAVTELLDDEEAYAAMAAAVNPYGDGKAAARSVAAIEELLGLGVRLPDFTG is encoded by the coding sequence ATGCCCGCGACCCCCACCTCGACGAAGGGGAGTTCCGCGACCGTGGCCCGCGTCATGCTCGTCTACGGCACCCGGCCGGAGGCCATCAAGATGGCTCCCGTCGTCCGGGCACTCGGTGAGTCCGCCACCATCGAACCAGTCGTCGCCGTGACCGGCCAGCACCGCGAGATGCTGGACCAGGTACACGAACTCTTCGGGATCGATCCCGACCACGACCTGGCCATCCTCTCCGCGGGGCAGACGCTGGGGCAGGTGACGACCCGTGCCCTGACCGGGCTCGAGCCCCTCGTCGCCGAGATCGCACCCGACGCGGTGGTGGTCCAGGGCGACACCACGACGACCTTCGCCGGAGCGCTGGCGGCGTTCTACGCGCAGGTCCCGGTGGTCCACCTCGAGGCGGGCCTGCGTACCGACAACCGCTACTCGCCGTTCCCGGAGGAGATCAACCGCCGGCTCACCACCGAGTTGGCGACCCTCCACCTGGCGCCCACACCGGCCAACCGGGCGCACCTGGAGGCGGGCGGCGTGGCGCCGGAGGCGATCACGGTCACCGGCAACACCGTCATCGACGCGCTGTTCGAGGTCGCCGGGCGCCGGCCCGCCTACACCGATCCCGACCTGGCCCGCACCGTCGACGCGGCGGCGGCCACCGGTCGGCGGCTGGTCGTGGTCACCGCCCACCGGCGGGAGTCGTGGGGCGAGCCGATGCGGGGATCCTTCCGGGCCGTCGCCGAGGTGGCCCGGGCGCATCCGGACACCGACTTCGTGTTCCCGGTCCACCGCAACCCGGTGGTCCGGGAGGTGGCGGCGGCCGAGCTCGGCGCCGAACCCAACGTGCTGCGCACCGAGCCGCTGTCGTACGCGGAGTTCGCCCACCTGCTCGGCAGCGCCCACCTGGTGGTCACCGACTCCGGGGGCGTCCAGGAGGAGGCACCCAGCCTGGGCAAGCCGGTGCTGGTGCTGCGCGACACCACCGAACGCCCCGAGGCCGTGACCGCCGGCACCGTCCGGCTGGTCGGCACGGACCGGGAGGCCGTCCGCGACGCGGTCACCGAGCTTCTCGACGACGAGGAGGCGTACGCGGCGATGGCGGCCGCGGTCAACCCCTA